The Limnospira fusiformis SAG 85.79 genomic interval GAGTGGGGTTAACCACGATTATTACTGTAAATAATTATACAAAAAACGAAGATTTTGAGGGTGCTGCCTTGGTGATCAATCATTTGGGGGAACCGGATCTTTCCTGTGAAGCGATCGCCTCTACAGCCTTGAATAGCGGTTATATCACCCTAGATTTATTAAGACATATCCACCAAATATCAACAGGTGTTATATAATAGCGACCAGTTTAATCGAAATATCCCTGGTGGCTTTGTAATTGGCAAGTTCTATGTCAGATTTTCCCATTGACCCCAATCTTTATTTGTTGCTGAGTGGCCACTGTTTGATTGGAGGGGTAGCGGCGGCGATCGCCTTCCAAAAAGGTCGTCGCCTCGGTGTTTGGTTAATTTTAGGACTAATAGGAGGGACGGCGGCTTTAGTCGCATCACTACTACTGAAACCAACTAAACCTAGTTAATAGCTATAACTAATCAACTTAACAGTAAGGCATCTGAAGCCCTCCCCAAGCATTTCATCTATTTATTAATGGGGTAATTAAGTCATGCTGAAAAGCCTTTGGAGTCTATTTTCTTTCCAACAAGGTAGCCTGCGCCAAAGAATTTTTAGGGGTTATCTGATTCCCTTAGTCCTATTTTTAATAGTTGCTGGCTTGGTCTATTTTATCGGTGTTCAGCCTGTCCAACAACAAATCAAAAATGTGGACAAAATTTATGGGGAAATTGAAGAGGTTAATAATCTAGCATTTAGCATTGTAGCAATGCAGCGGGCGGCTAGGGGCTATATTTTAGGTAGAGACTTGAGAGAGTTGGAGGAGTACGAAGAATGGGATACCCTCTTTTATGAACAATCGGAAAATTTGCGTAGTAGAATTCAAGAAACGGAACAGCGCCAAACATTAAATCGGATAATTAATATTGGTGATCAGGTTAATGAGTTCGATCGCCGTTTGATTTCCTACGTCCAATTAGGAAGACCAGAAAAAGTGACTGAGGTCTTACAACAAGCCGAAAATCAAGCCATTACAGAACAGTTAGAACAATTGGTGAGAGGTTTTGAGGCGACCAAGCGACAGCAACTTAATGACCAACAAAATCGGCAAATTAACCTATTAAGATGGCTGACAATTTTAATATTTGGCAGTACAGCCATTGGTGCGGTAGTTATCCTAACTATTGGCTTGGGAATTTCGGCTACTATTGACCGCGAAACGGCGCAAATTTCTAACTCTTCTAAGGAAATTACTAGCGCATTGGAGGAACAGGAACGCAGCTTAGGAGTTCAGGCGAGTTCAGTTAATGAAACTACGACGACTATTGATGAGTTAAATGCGGCAGTCCAGAACTCTACAGAACAGGCGAAAATTGCTACTGATGAAGCTCATCGCGCTTTGCTTTTGTCGGAAAAAGGTAGTGCGGCGGTTCAACAAACTTTGGATAGAATGGAAACACTGCGACAAACAGTAGAAGCGATCGCTAATCGTAGCCTAGAATTAAGTGAGAAATCCCTACAGATTAATAATATTGCTCAGTCAGTGAGTAACCTAGCTTATCAAACCAATTTACTAGCCTTAAATGCTTCTGTGGAAGCGGTGCGCGCGGGACAACAGGGGTTGGGTTTTGGGGTGGTGGCGGTGGAAATCCGTAAATTAGCCGATCGCAGTAAACAGTCAGCCGCAGAAATTAATACCCTGGTTTTGGATATTCAAAATGCTATTAACACCACGGTAAAAGTCACCGAATCAGGCAAATTAAGCGTTAGTGAAAGTGTGAAATCTGCTCACAATATGTCTAGTTCTTTTGCGGGTGTATCCCAAGCATTTCATCAGGTGTATCTCAATAATCAAACTATTGCGAGAACCGCAGAACAGCAATTACTGGCTCTACAGCAGGTCAGCGAAGCCATGAATAGTCTTAATCAGGTTGCTCGTGAAAATGCGGAGAGTATTGCCTTGTTAAGAACCAATACTCAACGACTCAATGAATCTCTGATTAATTTACGGTAAAATTTAGAGTAAATCTATCATGAAAACTCCTAATAAATTCAGCAAATACCTTGACAGAATCCCGCAAATGTGCTATAAATGTGGTCGATTTCATGATGTAAATTCGGACAGTCAGGATTTATCGGTCAATCTCAGCGACGCGGTAACTAAGGGATTAAATCATCCCCGAATGTTGTCTAAAAACTCCATCAGACGGCGACAGTTTTTGTTAGGACTAGCAGGGACATCAGCTTTGGGAGTTCTCAGCAATTGTGCGGCATCTCCAGACGCCAACTCTCAAGGTAATTCGTCGGGTGTTATGCTGGAAAAAACTCAGCTAAGAATTGGTTTTTTGCCGATCGCCTGTGCTACGCCTATTCTGATTTGTGAATCTTTAAACCTCTATGAAAAATATGGTTTAGATGTAGAACTGGTGAAAATGAATAGCTGGGAGCAAATCCGAG includes:
- a CDS encoding methyl-accepting chemotaxis protein; this encodes MLKSLWSLFSFQQGSLRQRIFRGYLIPLVLFLIVAGLVYFIGVQPVQQQIKNVDKIYGEIEEVNNLAFSIVAMQRAARGYILGRDLRELEEYEEWDTLFYEQSENLRSRIQETEQRQTLNRIINIGDQVNEFDRRLISYVQLGRPEKVTEVLQQAENQAITEQLEQLVRGFEATKRQQLNDQQNRQINLLRWLTILIFGSTAIGAVVILTIGLGISATIDRETAQISNSSKEITSALEEQERSLGVQASSVNETTTTIDELNAAVQNSTEQAKIATDEAHRALLLSEKGSAAVQQTLDRMETLRQTVEAIANRSLELSEKSLQINNIAQSVSNLAYQTNLLALNASVEAVRAGQQGLGFGVVAVEIRKLADRSKQSAAEINTLVLDIQNAINTTVKVTESGKLSVSESVKSAHNMSSSFAGVSQAFHQVYLNNQTIARTAEQQLLALQQVSEAMNSLNQVARENAESIALLRTNTQRLNESLINLR